A stretch of DNA from Sphingomonas ginkgonis:
ACATATTGCCCCTGCTCCTTGTTGTTGAGGAGGTGGCCGGTCCATGGCCGCTCGGTGCCCGACTGGCGCAGCACCTGGTACTGCTCGGGGCTGAGCCGCTCGCGCCACTCCTGCTCGCTGGCCGGCATCTTCTTGTCTTCGGTCATCGCGGATCCTTTCCGGCACGATGTGGGTGAGCGCCGGGACCGCCGCAATGGTTAGCGGGGCGTTTACGCGAACTTCACCAGTATGGAGGCAAGAACAGCCGATGCGGCTCGTCCTGCTCCTGCTGCTCGCGGCCGTGCTGGCGGGCCCCGGCTCCCCGGCCGGGGCGCAATGCCGGCTGTGCGGGTCCGCGCCCGGGCTGGGCGAGCCGGCGACCGCGGCGACGCCGATGCGGCTGGAGGTGGAGACCCGGCTCGACTTCGACCGGCTGGTGCTGCGCAGCCCCGCCGGCGGCCAGGCCCGGCTCGGCCCCGACGGGTCGCGCAGCCTCGCCGGAGTCGAGGAGATCGGCGGCCGGGCGTTCGCCGGGACCATCGTCATCCGCGGGGAAGCCGGAAGGCTGGTGCGGATCGACCTGCCGGCGGAGATTAGGATGAGCGGGATCGGCGGCGGCCAGATCCGCATCACCGACCTCGTCAGCGACGCGCCGGCGGTGGCCCGCCTCGATTCGAGCGGGCTGCTGCGGGTGCGGCTCGGCGGTCGGCTCGACATCAGCGGGGAAGCCGAGGGCGACTATCGCGGCGAGATCCCGATCACCGTCGAATATCTCTGAAGAAGGCTCCGCAACGGCGGAAATGCAAACGCCCCGTTAACTTCCCTCCACAGGGAAGCGGCAAGCGGACGCGGTTAATGCCAGCCTCACCGACATCCGGTTCACCCGATGATGCCGGGTCAACTCGGACCAAAGTGGGGACAAGACCAATGAAGACTCTGACCAAGGCGGCCGTGCTCGCCGTCGCCGCGCTGGGCGCCACGCCCGCGCTCGCCGCCCCGGTGCCGGTCTCCGGCACCGTTCCGGTGGCCAAGGCCAACATCGTCCGCCCGCTGGTGCTGACCGCCAGCTCGGACCTCAACTTCGGCACGATCATCCTCGGCAGCTATGCCTCGACCCAGACCGTCACGGTCAGCCAGGGCGGTGCCCTGGTCGGCTGCGGGACCAGCGGGCTGACCTGCCAGGGCGCGACCTCGGCCGCCAACTATCTGGTCAAGGGCACCAACAATGCGGTGGTGACGGTCGCCGCGCCCAACGTGACGATCACCAACGCCAACAATGCGGCGCAGACGCTGACGGTTGTCTTGAACGCCCCGGCCACGGTCAATCTCGGCGCCAACGGCAACAGCACCGGCGCGCCCTTCTCGATCGGCGGCTCGCTCGACGTCCCCGTGGGCGCCGGCGACGGGCTCTATGCCGGCACCATGGCGGTGACCGTCGACTATCAATAATCGCTTCCGGCTGCTGGGCCGGTCAGACGGGAGGGGTCATGCGCCGCCAGGGCGCGCGGCCCCTTTCGTATTGGCGCTGTTGCCGCCGGAACGGGGCAAACCTCAACGCGCCGTTAACCAAGACCTTCAGCCAAGCCGTAAGTGGTGAGGGTTAATGCAGTCCTCACGCTGTTTCCGAAGTGGACGCAGCGGTCTGTCTGAACCAGTGGGGACCGAATCACATGAAGACCTTCGTTCGTATCGCGGCGCTCGCCGTTGCCGCTGCCGCCGCCACCCCGGCGGCCGCCGCACCGGTGGCCGTTTCCGGGACCGCGCC
This window harbors:
- a CDS encoding DUF4402 domain-containing protein, encoding MKTLTKAAVLAVAALGATPALAAPVPVSGTVPVAKANIVRPLVLTASSDLNFGTIILGSYASTQTVTVSQGGALVGCGTSGLTCQGATSAANYLVKGTNNAVVTVAAPNVTITNANNAAQTLTVVLNAPATVNLGANGNSTGAPFSIGGSLDVPVGAGDGLYAGTMAVTVDYQ
- a CDS encoding DUF4402 domain-containing protein: MRLVLLLLLAAVLAGPGSPAGAQCRLCGSAPGLGEPATAATPMRLEVETRLDFDRLVLRSPAGGQARLGPDGSRSLAGVEEIGGRAFAGTIVIRGEAGRLVRIDLPAEIRMSGIGGGQIRITDLVSDAPAVARLDSSGLLRVRLGGRLDISGEAEGDYRGEIPITVEYL